GGCTGACAAGCCTCGGTCAGAAGCTTGGCTTCCAGTGGTTTTGAAAAAGCGATTCTGGCAAAGCACAACCAGATCTGTTCGATGACAGCCTCAAATCTAAAGTTCGGCGCGTCAGTAGCCCTAATTTTGTGGTTGTCGGCTGGCGTAGGGCATTGCCAGGTTGGATATGTGCGGCACCTATCGGAGCTGCGGATTAAGGAGCTTGAGGACTTGGCGGCTCGCATGCAGAACTCAATTAACACCGACAAATATGCATGCGACAGTTACTTTGACTACGTCTGTAGTCGCAATCGGCCGCTCTTCTCCATCATGGGTATGTTGATATGGAGTGCCAAGAGGGTGTCTAATATAAATTCCAAATCTTAGGTCACATGCCTCAGATGAGTGACCTTATGCAGTTATTGACCGAGCTTCAAAATGACCCAGAACAGTTTGAGGCAAAGCAGAAAATGATGGACTTCTTCATTTCCTGCAACTCGCAGCACGCGCTGGATGACTGCTATCGCGAAACCTTTGAATACTTCAAGCCACTATTTGGGTACATTGTTACAAAAAACATCGTCAATGGGGGATCCCACGAGCTGGACGACTTTCTTGGCATTTTAGACCGCTTCGTGGCCAGGCTGCAAAAAGATAGAGAGTCCAATCCTATTCTCGACAAACTGGCAACTTACAAGCAGAAGTTCAAAACGCCACGCGTATACTTCCACGCAAGAGATCTAAGTCGGGAGTACCGAGACTTGCGTATCTACCGGGAGAGCTACGAGCACAACATTCGAAACCTTGAGCTGTATCGAAAGCAGAATTCGACTTACGAGCTAGGTGTCCAGCGCACAATGCTGGATTGGAGCATGTACCTCTTTCAGAGCCGGAACAAGCCCATGTCCTACTACTACTCTACGTTTGCCGTGCACTTGTATATGATGCTTTTCAACAGCCGGGAACGTCAGCGCGATTTTACGCGATTCCGCGAAGAAGTAGAGTGTCTAAGGCTGCCGCAATTCGTCAACGTGCTGGATGAAGCCAGAATGCTGGCCGTAATATACCTTAAGAGCTTCCGAGCCGCTTGGATAGACTACAGCGCTTGGACCAACACACCACCACAAAACAATGGGGTCTACGATCAGGAGAACGGTATCCTTCAGAAATACCATCTTGACAATAAACGCATCTTCTTTACACTCTATGCCCAAAACTTTTGCGAGTTTGGCAAGGATCTGGCCGAGCACGTCTTTTATCTGGGTCTTAAGCAGAATAAGGACTTCTTCGACATATATTCATGTGGGTTCCAAACGGAAAACCATATGACGTGTGTATAAGCGATCGAGTTCTTTGTTTcatcaatatttaaatatataacattatCAAATAGGAACACCAAAAGAAATACAATAAAGAATGTTATGCTTATCACATCAGGTTACATAAAAAACCGATTTAATATGCTGTACACTATGGGAAAATACTATGACTTATTGGGATAAACTCTAGATTTAAAGCAGTGATGGCTTACAGatgcactcatagaaatttttaccctaaatcgccctaaaaaactgacttttcacCAGTGGATTTAGAAACATTGttctaaacaagaaaggaagataGCTTCGGACacccgaagcttatatacccatgcagatcattcccattaattacaattgttacattttctattatttctcattaactTTCCGTTCGTTCGTGAGGCATccatatgatatagtagttcaattttgataaaattaaaatcgaaattcggaaatatttaaaaagagtcatatcccagagtagaagataatacaataaaaaccaacgaagcaataatctttttcctattaatttgcatttaattttccgaccgttcctatggcagctatatgatatagtgtccCGATTTGttctaaattttattcgaaattcataaatatttaaaaaataacattcacAAGAGTAGaagttaatatttcaaaaaataccgAAGCTagcatttttttaacttttttttttatctttcctatgggagctataagatatcgATGTCCGATCCGGCCGGATCCGACtaatatactacctgcaatagaaagaagacttttgggaaagtttcgagccgatagcttcaaaactgagagactagtttgcgtagaaacagacgg
This portion of the Drosophila takahashii strain IR98-3 E-12201 chromosome 3R, DtakHiC1v2, whole genome shotgun sequence genome encodes:
- the LOC108054213 gene encoding uncharacterized protein → MTASNLKFGASVALILWLSAGVGHCQVGYVRHLSELRIKELEDLAARMQNSINTDKYACDSYFDYVCSRNRPLFSIMGHMPQMSDLMQLLTELQNDPEQFEAKQKMMDFFISCNSQHALDDCYRETFEYFKPLFGYIVTKNIVNGGSHELDDFLGILDRFVARLQKDRESNPILDKLATYKQKFKTPRVYFHARDLSREYRDLRIYRESYEHNIRNLELYRKQNSTYELGVQRTMLDWSMYLFQSRNKPMSYYYSTFAVHLYMMLFNSRERQRDFTRFREEVECLRLPQFVNVLDEARMLAVIYLKSFRAAWIDYSAWTNTPPQNNGVYDQENGILQKYHLDNKRIFFTLYAQNFCEFGKDLAEHVFYLGLKQNKDFFDIYSCGFQTENHMTCV